The segment ATAGCGGTTCACCTTATCGAACAGGACCGATTTCTGTTCGTTGTTGCGTTCCTCGACGGCGCGCAGCAGCTTGGCGTCGAATTTGACGCCTTCGGCGGTCTTGATCAGGGCGCGCACATCCTTGGGGAAGCACGAGCCGCCATAACCGAGGCCCGGATAGATGAAGTGGTAGCCGATGCGCGGATCGCTGCCGATGCCCTTGCGGACCTCCTCGATGTCGGCGCCGAGTTCCTCGGCCAAATTGGCCATTTCGTTCATGAAGCTGATCTTGGTCGCCAGCATGCAATTGGCCGCGTATTTGGTGAACTCGGCGCTGCGCACATCCATCACGATCATCTTCTCGTGGTTGCGGTTGAATGGAGCGTAAAGCTCACGCATCACCGCCTCGGTGTCCTCGCTGCCGGTGCCGACGATAATGCGGTCGGGCTTCATGCAGTCGGCCACCGCGGAGCCTTCCTTGAGGAATTCCGGATTGGAGGCGACGTCGAAAGTAAGATCCTCGCGGCCCCGCGCCTTCAGCGTCGCAGCGATCCTGGCCTTTATCTTTTCGCAGGTGCCGACCGGCACGGTCGACTTGCCGACGACGATCTTGGGCCCGGCCATCTCCCGGCCGATGGCCTCGGCAACGGCCAGCACATATTTGAGGTCGGCCGAACCATCCTCGCCCGGAGGGGTGCCGACTGCGATCATCTGGATCTGGCCATGCTTGACGGCGGCCGCGGCGTCGGTGGTGAACTTGATGCGGCCGGCCGCATGGTTCTCCTTGACTAGGTTTTCGAGCCCGGGCTCGAAAATCGGGATGAGGCCCTGATTGAGCCGCTCCACCTTTTTCGCGTCGATGTCGACGCATACTACCTGATGGCCGACTTCGGCAAGCACCGCCGCCTGCACCAGACCGACATAGCCGATTCCAAAGACCGTCAAATTCATGTGATTTCATTCCTGTTCAAGGCTTCGGAGCGCTTTCGGCCCGGCCGGTTCAGATTGGTCTTTGCTTAATGCTGCATGCCAGCGATTCCGGAAACTGGCATGGCTGGCCGAGCGCCGTGAATGCGACGCGATCCACTTGCAAGGTAAGCTTGCGACCCGGATCCGAAAACGGCCCCAGCCATTCTCTCATCGTGTCGCTGCCCCAAAGGCTAAAAAATATCTTTTGCGCATGGCTGGGCAGCTTTGCCGGATCGGTGATCGTGTTCACCAGATCGCCATTGACGTACCAGCGCAGCCGGTCCTTCTCCCAGACGAAGGCGTAATCGTTGAAAGCCTTGTCGGTGCCGCCAGCAACATCCACCACTTTCTCATTATTGCCCTTGCCAGATATGTAGGCGTTGACCTGCACTTTGGAGGTGTCCTTGGTCAGCACCTCGAAGTCGATTTCATCCCACGGCTGCTTATCTCGGGGGCCGATGTAGGTGAAGAAGGAGGCGTTGATGCCAGAGCCCGAATCGGTTTTCATCCGCGCCTCATAGGTGCCATAGCCGAAGCGCTGCTTGGATTGGATCTCGCCGCAGGCAAAGTCGCGATCCTTCACCTTCTGCTTTTCGAAACCGAGCGTCAGCATGCCATTGGAAAGCTTGACCTGTTTTTTGGACCAGATGCAGTTCTGATACTTGCCGTTCGCCCAGCCGTCGGCAATGTACCAACGCGCCCGGTCGAAGCTGGTGAAATCATCGACGAACGATGGCGCAGTCGGGATGTCCTGCGAACGGGAAGGGGTCGGGCCCGCAAGCAGGCTGCCGAGTGCGACCAGCACAAACGCGCCGCCCGAACATAGCTGCCGCAGTTTCCCTTGCCTCATCAAGTGCGTGAACGGCCGGTCGCCGGTTGCTGGGGTGGACGTGCTTTTCGAATCCGCGTTCATACCAAACTCACCTTGTGCTGTGCGCCCCCCCAACCCAAAGTCGATGTTCAAAACCATGACGAAACGAGCTGATCTTTGACCTTCTGCCGGTAGCTTCCCCGGTGGCCTGGTTGTTGCCAGTGGCGCCACCCAAGATCTTTGAAATTTCACCCCGCGCCGGCGGCCGGATTGGCGAAATCAGCCTTGGTGGGCGAGCTACGATGGGCGCCTTCGTCGAAGATAGCATCCAGCGAATGCCGCAGACCCTTCATCAATTCGTTCTGGCGCGCGAGCGCCGCGATGCGCCGCTCGTAATTCAGGATCGACTTGGTCAGTTCGCTGACCTCGGAGGATCTGCTGGAGGAGGCCGCGCCATTTTCCATCGCCTCGACCAGGAAGGCTGCGTTGGTGGCCTTTGTCCGGTAGCGATTCTCAAGCCCGTTTTTCTCCGCCTCGATCTCGGCTGCGATCTGGTCAAGCAGCTTTGCCAGGCGGTCAAGGCGCGAGACATCGGTCTGCCTGTCTCGAGCCGGATCCCTTGATCTGAAGCCAAATATCGGGGCCATGCGCTCAGTTTCCTGTCATAGCCGGCCTAAGCCCGAACGGGCCAAAAAAGTTCTTGTCGCATCGTCCAGCTCCTCTGACAGGCGGACATTTTCGGCCGATTCAAACAGCAATGAAAATTGCTGCACCGCAACATACATGCCATTCCCGAAGCGAGTAGGCAACCATCTAGTGCGGCGAATCGGAAATTCGCATCGCTTTGAGGCAGGTTAAGGACCTGTTGACATGATCGGCATGGCGCCGGCGGACCAGCTCAAGCCTCGCCGACCGGGCTGGTTGCGGCCATGAGAAAGCGCCGCGGCGGCACAGGCTGATTCGAGCCAAAGCCGGCGCGGCGAAACAGCGCATCCAGCTTGTCGGCGGCCACGCCGCGAACGATGGGGATGAGATTGGATTGGCTGGCCAGGGCGTAGGCCGCAGCCGCTGTCAGCCCTTTCTCGTTCTTCAGGTCGAGGAAGTTTCGCAACCGATATTTGTCGCGCACCTGCCGTTCGTGCTTTCTGAGCACGGCCTTGGAGCCTTCCGGCAGACTGTCGATCGCCAGCAGCGCCAGATCGGCGTCGGCCAGACGCTTGAGATCCTGCGTCTTGTGCTGGCCGCTCAGCGAATCCGCGCGAACGATTGCGCCGTAACCGCAGGACCTGATGACCTTGAAACGCGCCCCGCAGGCAACCGCGCGCGCGTAAAGTTCATAGTCTTCGCCCAGCCGCAGGTTTTCGTCATAGCGCAGCCCATGCCGGTCCAGAAAAGCGCGGCTAATCACCGGCTTGAGGAAACCCAACTCCCCTCTCTGCACACGACGACTGGAAATGTTGCCTTCGATGAAGCGCTCGAAATCGAGAAATTCCGGGTCGGCCGAAAACCGCGGAGCGGTGATTTTTGAAACGTCGGTCGCCGCATCGTCCCTGATCATCATGATGTTGTCGGCAGCGAAATCCCAATCAGCGTTGGCGAACAACTCGCGAAATCTGCCCACGAGAAAAAAATCGTCGGCGTCCAGAATGCTGATGAACGGCGATTTGGAGCTGGCGATCGCGACGTTGCGGGCGAAGGAAGGACCGCCGTTGACGTCGAGCCGGATGACGGAAAGCCTGCCGCTGCCATCGTCGGCCGCCCGAGCGACTTTCGCGGTATCGTCAGTGGAGGCGTCATCAACGACGACGACTTCGGCCACCTCCGGCTCGCGCAAGGCCGATGCGATGGCAACCGCAATTGTCCGCGCCGCGTTGCGGGCGGCGATGATCACGCAGACTTCCGGTTCTGTCATCAATTCGCCTCTCGACTGCACAGGTAGCTCCGAATTTCCCCCTTTGATGTCCAATGCAGCTCTCGTCTCACTGACTGCCCGGCTGTACGAAAACATCAGCCGGCGTTTATGCTGCAATTGCGAAGCAAAGCATCGTTAAAATCATCCGCTGCGTCCAGTCTTTCCTTTCGGTGTCGTCATGGCGCAGATCGATGGGCGGTGAAATGCCAGCGGATAGGCGGGCCGCTTCGCACACCGTCCCTGCGCATTCTGGATGGGGCGTCAGCGCATTCGAATCGCTGATCACCAGGTCGATCGACAGAGTTTAGGCAGTGGTGGCTGAGTCAGAGGATCCGAGGCTGAAGGGGAAATCCGCAAGTCAGTTGCCCAGGATGCTGTCGGGCGGGCAGTCCGCCAGGGACCCGTCCGAACGCCAGCCGCCGTCAGGTCAGTGGAGGCTTCTCCTGGCGCTGAACTTCTCGCCAGCGGCCGCTTCGGTCGAACTCAGCTTTCGTTCGGCTTCGCGAATCTTGTCGGCCGACGTCGGGGTATTACTGGCAACCATGGCGAAGACGAGCAGGAAGTAGCCCAGTTGAATGACAATGGCGCAGGCTATAGC is part of the Mesorhizobium sp. L-2-11 genome and harbors:
- a CDS encoding exopolysaccharide production repressor exox: MPEQVDGLSGMSLPKFIVGMIFAVAIVVAWSYLDGASLGTTLFRAIACAIVIQLGYFLLVFAMVASNTPTSADKIREAERKLSSTEAAAGEKFSARRSLH
- a CDS encoding UDP-glucose dehydrogenase family protein; amino-acid sequence: MNLTVFGIGYVGLVQAAVLAEVGHQVVCVDIDAKKVERLNQGLIPIFEPGLENLVKENHAAGRIKFTTDAAAAVKHGQIQMIAVGTPPGEDGSADLKYVLAVAEAIGREMAGPKIVVGKSTVPVGTCEKIKARIAATLKARGREDLTFDVASNPEFLKEGSAVADCMKPDRIIVGTGSEDTEAVMRELYAPFNRNHEKMIVMDVRSAEFTKYAANCMLATKISFMNEMANLAEELGADIEEVRKGIGSDPRIGYHFIYPGLGYGGSCFPKDVRALIKTAEGVKFDAKLLRAVEERNNEQKSVLFDKVNRYFKGNLKGKTFALWGLAFKPNTDDMREAPARVLMEALWKAGAKVQAYDPEAMQECQAIYGLREDLLLCGTKEAALRGADALMIATDWKTFQAPSFDAIKDALSTPIIFDGRNLYDPKIITRYGIEYHSIGRMAA
- the exoK gene encoding endo-1,3-1,4-beta-glycanase ExoK is translated as MNADSKSTSTPATGDRPFTHLMRQGKLRQLCSGGAFVLVALGSLLAGPTPSRSQDIPTAPSFVDDFTSFDRARWYIADGWANGKYQNCIWSKKQVKLSNGMLTLGFEKQKVKDRDFACGEIQSKQRFGYGTYEARMKTDSGSGINASFFTYIGPRDKQPWDEIDFEVLTKDTSKVQVNAYISGKGNNEKVVDVAGGTDKAFNDYAFVWEKDRLRWYVNGDLVNTITDPAKLPSHAQKIFFSLWGSDTMREWLGPFSDPGRKLTLQVDRVAFTALGQPCQFPESLACSIKQRPI
- a CDS encoding glycosyltransferase family 2 protein, yielding MTEPEVCVIIAARNAARTIAVAIASALREPEVAEVVVVDDASTDDTAKVARAADDGSGRLSVIRLDVNGGPSFARNVAIASSKSPFISILDADDFFLVGRFRELFANADWDFAADNIMMIRDDAATDVSKITAPRFSADPEFLDFERFIEGNISSRRVQRGELGFLKPVISRAFLDRHGLRYDENLRLGEDYELYARAVACGARFKVIRSCGYGAIVRADSLSGQHKTQDLKRLADADLALLAIDSLPEGSKAVLRKHERQVRDKYRLRNFLDLKNEKGLTAAAAYALASQSNLIPIVRGVAADKLDALFRRAGFGSNQPVPPRRFLMAATSPVGEA